CCAGCAGATGCCCCGGAAGACATCAAAATAATCATCGACGGCGATGTTTACAACACAAAAAGGATAGGCCAGGAGATGACCGCCGGTGAAATCATAGTCAGGGGCAACGTGAACATGTACGTCGGCGCAGGCATGAAGGGCGGTAAGATAACCGTCGAAGGCAACGCCGGATCATGGGCAGGACAGGACATGAGGGGCGGTGAAATCGAAATCCTTGGCGACGCAGGAGACTACGTCGGCTCATCCTACCGTGGTGACTGGAGAGGTATGAGCGGAGGCACAATAACTGTCCATGGAAACGCCGATAACGAGATAGGGGAATACATGAACGGCGGCAAAATCATCATCAAGGGTGATGTGAACATAATGCCGGGCATACACATGAACAACGGCCTCATAATCATAGAGGGCAACGTTGTTGCAAGGGCCGGCGGTGAAATGGCAGGAGGAACAATAGTTGTCAAGGGAATGATGCAGGAGTTCCTGGCCGGCTTCAAATACCTTGGTGTTGAAAAGGACATAGAGGTTGATGGTGAAGAACTCCCCGGAGCGTTCTACAAGTTCGAAGGAGATCACGCGATTAAAGGAGCTAAGGGGATCGTATATGCGGCTGTGGGATGCAACGGCCACATAGCCCCCTAAACTTTTCTGGAGGTAATTATCATGGAATACGTAAAGAATGTGGTCTGTCCCTTCTGCGGAACTCTTTGTGATGATATAATCTGTAAGGTTGAGGGTAACGAGATCGTTGGAACCATCAACGCATGCAGAATAGGTCACAGTAAATTTGTGCACGCAGAGGGTGCGATGAGGTATAAGAAACCACTCATAAGGAAGAACGGCGAATTCGTAGAGGTAAGCTACGATGAAGCCATAGACAAGGCAGCAAAGATCCTTGCAGAATCAAAAAGGCCATTAATGTATGGATGGAGCTGTACTGAATGTGAGGCCCAGGCTGTTGGTGTTGAACTGGCAGAGGAGGCAGGGGCCGTCATCGACAACACGGCTTCAGTCTGTCACGGTCCATCAGTACTGGCACTCCAGGACGTAGGATACCCCATATGTACCTTCGGTGAGGTCAAGAACAGGGCGGATGTTGTGGTCTACTGGGGATGCAACCCTATGCACGCCCACCCAAGGCACATGTCCAGGAACGTCTTTGCAAGGGGATTCTTCAGGGAGAGAGGAAGATCAGACAGGACACTCATAGTGGTGGATCCAAGGAAGACGGACAGCGCAAAACTTGCAGACATCCACCTTCAGCTTGACTTCGACCGCGACTATGAACTCCTGGATGCAATGAGGGCATGCCTCCTTGGACATGAAATACTCTACGATGAGGTTGCAGGTGTTCCAAGGGAACAGATCGAGGAAGCCGTTGAGGTCCTCAAGAATGCACAGTTCGGTATACTCTTCTTCGGTATGGGTATAACCCACAGCCGCGGTAAGCACAGGAACATTGACACAGCCATTATGATGGTCCAGGACCTCAACGACTATGCCAAGTGGACCCTTATACCCATGAGGGGTCACTACAACGTTACAGGGTTCAACCAGGTATGCACATGGGAAAGCGGATACCCCTACTGTGTTGACTTCTCAGGAGGGGAGCCAAGGTACAACCCCGGTGAAACCGGTGCAAACGACCTCCTCCAGAACAGGGAAGCCGATGCAATGATGGTCATAGCCTCTGACCCCGGCGCCCACTTCCCCCAGAGGGCGCTTGAGAGGATGGCTGAGATCCCTGTCATTGCCATTGAACCCCACAGGACACCCACAACCGAGATGGCTGACATCATAATCCCGCCTGCCATTGTTGGTATGGAGGCGGAGGGCACAGCCTACCGTATGGAGGGTGTTCCAATAAGGATGAAGAAGGTCGTTGATTCAGACCTCCTCTCAGACAGGGAGATCCTTGAGAGACTCCTTGAGAAGGTGAGGGAATACAAGGCCTCAAAGTAGGCCCTTATTAATTTTTTTTATTTTAACCACTTCTGTACATAACTGTTCATAAATTCCTGTTTTTCCTGATCAGTTTAACCATCATCACCGAAAACTTTAAATAATATTATAATCCAACTATGTCTGTAGGAACTATGCTTCCTTCTTCCGATAGGTGGTTTGTAATGGTAAGGAAAATTGCAATATACGGGAAAGGTGGAATTGGAAAATCTACAACACAGCAGAATACTGCAGCAGCAATGAGTTATTTCCATGACAAAAATGTCATGATCCATGGATGTGACCCGAAGGCAGACAGCACCCGTCTTATACTCGGTGGAAAAATGCAGAAAACCATGATGGACACCCTCAGGGAACTCGGTGAGGGAGAATGCACCCCTGAAAAGGTGGTGGAAACAGGATTTGGTGGCATAAAATGTGTTGAATCAGGAGGACCAGAACCCGGTGTTGGATGCGCAGGAAGGGTGTTATAACCACAATAACCCTCATGGAACGACACGGAGTCTATGAAGAAGACCTTGACTTTGTATTCTTTGATGTCCTCGGGGATGTTGTATGCGGTGGATTCGCCATGCCTGTAAGGGACGGGAAAGCTGAGGAGATATACATCGTGGCATCAGGCGAGATGATGGCCCTCTATGCCGCCAACAACATCTGTAAGGGTATGATTAAATATGCGAATCAGAGCGGTGTTAGACTTGGAGGCATAATATGTAACAGCAGGAACGTGGACGGTGAGAAAGAGCTTCTTGAAGAGTTCTGTGAAAAGATAGGGACTCAGATGATCCACTTCATACCAAGGGACAACATAGTTCAGAAGGCGGAGTTCAACAAGAAGACCGTAATCGAATTTGACCCGGAATGCAACCAGTCACAGGAATACAGGGAACTGGCAAGAAAGATAATTGAAAACGAAAACTTCGTCATACCTAAACCCATGACCATGGATGAAATGGAGGAACTGGTTGTCAAATACGGGGTCCTGGAGTAGGGGGCTTGAAAATGAAAATGATAAGGGCAATAGTAAGACCTGAAAAGGCTGAAGAGGTAGTCGACGCATTATCTGAAGCAGGATTCCCTGCACTTACTAAAATTGATGTGATAGGCCGCGGGAAACAGAAGGGGCTACAGTTCGATGACATCTACTATGATGAAATACCCAAGACAATGCTCCTCATAGTGACAGAAGAAGAGAGCACAGAGAAACTGGTTGACATAATAAATGAGAAGGCCTTCACAGGAAACTTCGGCGACGGTAAAATTTTCATAAGCCCCGTTGAAAGCGCCTATACAGTAAGAACACGTGAGAAAGGGCTTTAGGTGTTCCAATGAAGGAAATAATGGCTATATTAAGGCCAAATAAGATGAAAGCCACAAAAGACGTCCTGGAAGCCCTTGGATTTCCATCCATGACAGCCTGCAGGGTTCTGGGAAGAGGAAAACAGAAGGCCATCGTGGAAGAACTTAAAACATGCATTTCAATTGAAGACAAGGATAACAGTAAGGGGACAATGAGATACGTTCCCAAAAGGCTCATGAGCATTGTGGTGAACGATGAAGACGTATCCCTGGTTGTTGAGGCAATAATGAAAATAAATCACACAGGGAACATCGGTGATGGTAAAATATTTGTCTCTCCAGTGGATGACGCCATGAGAATAAGAACTTCTGAAAGGGGAAAGGATGCCATCTGAAATCCATGCAATAAACATAAAAAGAGAAGTGGTTGAGAATGCCATTTAAACTTTTCGAGGTGGACAGGGAGATCCCTGATAGAGAGAAACACATATACATAAAGTCATCCAGCGACCCTGAAGGGGATATACCGCTCTGCAATACAAAAACAATCCCAGGATGCATGACAGAGAGGGGATGCGCATTTGCAGGAGCAAAGGGGGTGATAACAGGGGCCATTAAGGATGCCCTTCATGTGATACACTCACCGGTAGGCTGCACAGCCTATGGCTACGGTACCAAGAGATATCCAACATCACAGGACATGCCCGATGGCAGCAGGTTCCCCATTGAAAACTTCAACCTCAAGTACATAACAGGTACGGATCTTAAGGAATCCGATGTTGTATTCGGGGGCATGGATAAACTCAAAAGATGCATCATTGAGGCGGTAAAGGAATTCCCTGAAGCAAACGCGGTTTACATATACGCAACATGCACTACGGGTTTGATAGGGGATGATATGGATGCCGTTGCAAGGGAGGTTTCAAATGAGATAGGCAAGGACGTAGTCTCAATAAATGCGCCGGGATTCGCAGGACCAACACAGTCCAAGGGACACCAGGTTGCCAACCACACCCTCTTCGAAACCCTCGTCGGGACAGCGGAGCCCCCCAAAACAACAGGGTACGACGTGAACCTTATAGGTGAATACAACATTGATGGAGACCTATGGGTACTTAAAAAATACTTCGAGGAAATGGGAATAAATGTTCTGAGCACATTTACTGGGGACTGCTGCCATGATGAAATAAAATGGATGCACAGGGCCAGGCTGAGTCTTGTAAGATGTCAGAGATCAGCCACGTACATCGCAAGGCTTCTGGAGGAGAAGTACAATGTTCCCTACATGAAGGTTGACTTCTTTGGGATAAGATACTGTAGGGAAAACCTCATGGCCATAGGGGACTACTTCGGCATCCCTGAAAGGGCTGAGAAGGTGATAAATGATCGCCTTGAAAAAATAGAGCCAGAACTTGAATACCTCAAGGAAAAATTAAGGGGTAAAAAGGTCTGGGTGTTCTCTGGAGGCCCTAAAAACTGGCATCTCCCAGAGCCACTGGAAGAAGAACTTGGAATGGAGGTTATGGCGGTTTCAACAATGTTTGAACATGAAGACGGATATGAAAAGATCAAGAAGAGGGTAAGGGAGGAAACGGTAATAGTGGATGATCCCAACTCCCTGGAGATGGAGGAGATAATTGAGAACTACAAACCAGACATAATCCTTTCGGGTATCAAGGAGAAGTATCTGGCTCATAAACTGGGGTTCCCCTGTATACTGATCCATTCATACGAAAACGGACCATATATAGGCTTTGAGGGCTTCCTGAACCTTGCAAGGGATATCCATGCATCCATCTACAACCCGGTATGGGACATGATTGAGTTTGAGAAGGTGGTCTGATGTCTGAAATCAAAGTAAAAGAGAGGGGCAGGGAGCTCATAGTCAACCCCCTTGTAACCTGCCAACCCTTTGGGGCCATGTTCGCAACCCTTGGAATAAACAGGGCACTGCCCATAGTTCACGGATCCCAGGGCTGCAGCACATTTGTCAGGTACTCCCTTAACAGGCACTTCAGGGAACCAGCAGAGATTGCAGTCACCTCACTGCATGAGGATGCCGCGGTCTTTGGAGGAAGAAGCAACCTGATAAACGGTGTTAAAAACCTTGTGAAAAGGTTTAAACCGGATCTCGTGGGCATCGTAACAACATGTTCAAGTGAAATAATAGGTGACGACGTTGAGGGATTCATGGGTGTCGCCGAATCAGAGCTCAGGGAGGAACTTGGAGAAAACTTCGAGACAAGAATAATATACATATCAACACCCAGCTTCGTGGAAAATCACTTCAGGGGGTATGGCAATGCTATAAGGGCATTTGTAGATGGGCTGGCAGATGAAAAAACGGATCAAAACGGGAAACTGAACATAATCCCCGGCATAGTAAACCCCGGGGACATAAGAGAAATAAAGCACATCATCAAACTGATGGGACTTGATTCAATAATACTGACAGACACATCGGATCCTTTTGACTCCCCCCTGAGACCATCAGCCACAGCAAGGATGCCCTTCTATCCTAAGGGCGGCACAGGGGTTTCCGAGATAGAGGACTCATCAAACAGTCTTGGAACAATTTCAATGACCATGTACGGGGCTGATGCAGCAGATTCCCTCCAGAAACGTTTCGATGTACCTTCAGAACACTGCATGCCACTGGGTGTTAAGAATACAGATGAATTCCTCCGAACCATCATGAGGCTCGCAGATGCAGATGTCAAGGATGAGGTTCTGGATGAAAGGGGCCTCCTGATAGATTCAATGGCAGACCTCAGCTCCAGATACCTTTTCGGGAGAACAGCAGCCGTATATGGAGACCCAGATATGGTGGCAGGGATATCAAGGTTCCTCTGTGAACTTGGCATGGTTCCAAGGTATGTATGTACGGGAACGGATCACCCTGCCTTCAGGGATGCAATGAAAACCGTTGCATCTGAGTCAATGGAACATGTGAATTTAATGCCAGACTCAGACCTGAGAGCACTTGAAAGGGAGCTCATGGAGGAACCGGTTGATATTCTAATAGGAAACTCCGATGGAAGGCTAATTGCAAGGGACCTTAACATACCCATTGTGAGGGTTGGATACCCTGTATACGACAGGGCAGGTTACCACAGAATTCCCATTGTAGGCTACAGGGGTGGTCTGAACCTTCTTAACAGGATAACAAACACGGTACTCAGAGAATACTATGAGCCAGAGCACTGGAAACTCCAGCAATAACTTTATTTTTTTGGTGATGAATTGAAGGAAATAAAGGTTGAAGATATCCCTGAAGAAATAATAGAAACTCTGGAAGCCAGGAAGGAACATTTCATCAGGAACTGTGAGGGAAGAACACCAAGATGCAATGAGGCGTCTCTCCCCGGCATGGTCACTCAGAGGTCCTGCGTGTATGGCGGTGCAAGGGTAATCCTGATGCCCATAACAGATGCCATACACCTTGTCCATGGACCGGTGGGCTGCGCAGCATGCACATGGGACATAAGGGGAAGTAAGAGTTCAGGATCACAGCTTTATAAAACAGGATTCTCAACGGGCCTTGAAGAAAAAGAGATCGTATTCGGAGGTGAAAAGAAACTCCTTGACTGCATAATAGAACTCAACGAGATCTACTCACCATCAGCAATATTCGTTTATTCCACATGCGTGGCTGGAGTGATAGGAGATGATATAAAGGCTGTTTGCAGAAAAGCCGGAGAAATCACAGGTAACAGGATTATACCTGTCCAGTCAGAGGGATTCAGAAGCTTCAACAAGTCCCTGGGTCATCAGCTGGCATGCCAGGTGCTTGTAGAATACCTTATTGGCACAGTCCCGGGAGAACAGGTGCCGATGTCAGTAAATCTTGTGGGTGAATTCAATGTTGCAGGTGATATGTGGGGGATAAGGTCGCTCCTGGAGGAGCTCAACATAGGGGTTGTGGCCTCTATAACAGGTGATTCAACCGTAGATGAGATATCAAGGGCCCATACAGCCAGCCTTAACCTTGTTCAGTGCAGCAAGTCATCTAAATACGTCGCAAGGGAGATGGAGAGGATCTACGGAATCCCCTATATTGAGGTAAACTTCTTTGGAATAGAAAAGACTGCTGGGTCCCTCAGGAAAATCGCAGAATTCTTCCACCTGGACATGGACCAGTTTAACGAGTGGCTCGCAAGGAAAATCCATCAAACAACCTCCAGAGTGGAGAGATACAGGGAAAGGCTCAAGGGCAAAACAGTAGGGATATATGTTGGTGGTAACAAGGCATGGTCCCTCATAAAGGCCTTTGAGGACTTGGGGATGGAGGTGATCATGACAGGAACCCAGAATGGCATCCCTGAGGACTACCTTAAAATAAGGATGGCCTCGGGGAAGAGGACCATCGTATTCGATGACGCCAACCCGGTTGAACTCTCAAGGCTCCTCAAAAAATATAAACCGGATCTGGTGGTATCCGGTGCAAAGGAGAAATACCTTTCATACAAACTTGGAATACCCTTCTGTGAATTCAACCATGATAGATTAAATCCCTTCTCTGGATTCGGGGGATTCCTGAACTTTGCAGAGGAGGTTGAGAAGGCCCTGAACAGTCCGGTGTGGAATTTAGGTTCAGGAGGCTGATAAATTGGATTTGAAACATGAAAAACATGCTGTTATAAACCCGGGAAACATGTGCCCACCATTCGGTGCCGTGATGGCTTTCCTGGGTATAAAGGGATCCATGCCACTGGTACACGGGTCTCAGGGCTGCAGCACATACATGAGGTTCCAGCTAACAAGGCACTTCAGGGAGCCGGTTAACATTGCTTCAAGTTCCTTAAACGAATCCACAGTTGTCTATGGGGGCGAAGAAAATCTTTTAAAGGCCCTGAATACCGTTGAGGATCAGTACGGTCCTGATGTAATTGGAGTGCTATCCGGGTGTCTTACAGAGACAATAGGGGATGACCTGGAACTTATAGTCAAAAAATATAGGGAAAGGGTGTCATCAGAGATTGTGACGGTACAGACACCAGGATTTAAGGGGACGCACATTGAAGGTTATGACACAGCAGTTTATTCCATTCTGAGGGATCTAACCGAAGTGGGTGAACCCGGGGGAAGTATCAACGTTATACCCGGAATACTGAGCCCTGCAGATACATTTGAGATCCGGAGGATCTTTGAGGAGATGGGAGCCATGCCTCTGATGATTACAGACAATTCAGAGTCACTGGATGAACCCTTCACCGGAGAAACGTTCTTCATAACTGAAAACGGGACAGATATTAATGAGATAAGGAATGCGGCCGGGTCAATGGCCACAATCAGCTTTTCAGAGAATGATGCCGGGAAATTCCTTGAAAGGAGGTATGGTGTTAATGATACTGTCACGGGCCTTCCGGTTGGCCTTGAACGTACAGACAGACTCCTTGATAGAATCTCTGAGATTTCAGGGCTTGAAGCACCACCCACTCTGATGAGGGAGAGGGGGAGGCTTATTGATGCCATGATTGACTCTCATCAGTACACATATGGAAGAAGGGTTGCAATATTCGCAGACCCGGCTTATGCCCTTTCAATGGCCTCGGCGGTACTGGAGATGGGGATGGTACCATCGGCAGACTGGAACGAGAAACTCCCATCACTGGATCTGCGGATGGTACTGGAGATGGGGATGGTACCATCGGCAGTCTTTACAGGAGCAAGCAGTCCAGATCTTCATAGGATCATGGCCCTCCTCCAGGAGCGTTATGGTTTTAAGGCTACCGTGAAGGATAAGGCAGACATCTTTGACCTTGAACTTCATCTGAGAAAAAGACCGGCCGACCTGCTGATAGGGAACTCCTACTGCAGCAGGGTAGCCCATAAATTCGGGATACCCCTCTTCAGGATGGGATTCCCGGTTTATGATAGGGTAGGAGCCCAGAGAATAGTCCTGGCAGGTTACAGGGGGGCATAAACTTTGTTGACTCCCTGACAAACATCATACTCCAGTTTTACTATGACCAGGATGGTTATGAGAGGAGGGATTAAAATGAGAATAGCGGTTTCATCAGATGACGGAGTCCATGTTAACAGACACTTCGGGGATTCGGGGGTATTCCTCATATTTGAAACAGAGGGATCTGAAATAAAGTTCCTGGAGATAAGAAGAAAGAAACAAGGATAAATAGGCATTCAGATTGCTGGTTAACAGCATTTGATCTTCTGGATGACTGTGAGATATTTATATGCAGGGAAATCGGCGATGCACCCTGAGGGAGGCCAGAGGGAGGAACATGAAGGTGTTCAGGTCAGGGGAGAGGGTGGGCCCCGCCATAGTCAGGGCTCTGCAGGGAGCATCAGATGAGGACTTTTAATGAAGGTTTTCACGACATGTACACGGGACTGTCCAGGGGCCTGCGGTTTAAATGTGTATGTTGTTAACGGTAGGGTGAAATCAATAACCGGCAGCAGGTTACATCCATACAGCAGGGGTTTTTCATGCAGCAAGGCTTCACTTTCATAGGAGAAGGCTTTATTCAGGTTCAAGGATACTTGATCCCCTTATAAAATCAGATGATGGCACCTGGAAAAGAATATCATGGGACACAGCCCTGGATATACTATCAGAAAAACTTCTTGAATGTGTTGATGAGTACGGATCGGAATCAATAGTCTACTATCAGGGCTTTGGAGTAAGAACAGCCCTCAGACTGATTAACAGGAGATTCTTTAATCTTCTTGGTGGTGTAACAACACTCAGGGGCACTCTATGTGGCGGGACAGGACAGGCAGGGCAGGAGCTTGATTTCGGAGTCAGGATCTCCCATGACCCCCATGACCATTTAAACAGCAGATGCATCTTCCTCTGGGGCAGGAACCCCTCCGTTACTGATGGGAACCTGTGGAGGATAATAAGGAGGGCTGTGAGGCAGGGTTCGACTCTTGTCACTGTAGACCCCATAAGAACCCTGACAGCGAAGCGTTCAGATATACACTGTCAGATAAGGCCCGGCACTGACCAGTACCTTGCACTTGCACTATCAAAGATCATCATAGAAGAGGGCCTCCATGACACTGAATTCATAAAAAGGCATGTGGATAACTTTGAAGCATACCTTGAATTAATCGAGGGATTCAGTCTGCAGCGCCTCTCATCAATCACTGATGTCCCTGAATCCATGATGATGGAACTTGCAGGCCTCTGTTCCGATGGACCAGCAAGCATGATCACCGGCTGGGGCCTCCAGAGGTACAGGGATTCCCATATGGCGCTGAGATTTATAGATGCCCTTGCAGCCGTCTCAGGGAATATAGGTATACCCGGGGGCGGTGTGAGCAGCGGCTTTGATGAGTACGGGGCATTTGATATGGGAGTAACCCTTGAGAAGGAGACCAGAAAAATTTCCATGCCCCTCTTAGGGAGGGAACTTGATACTCTTGAGTCACCACCTGTTAGATTAGTTTTCATAACCGCAGGTAACCCTGTCACCATCGGTCCAAATTCAATGAGGACCCTTGAGGCCCTTCGAAGGGTGCCATTTGTTGTTATGGTTGATCACTTTTTAAACGACACATCCTATGCATCGGATCTTTTCCTGCCTGCAACAACCTTTCTGGAGGAAACGGATCTCGCGGGTAGCTACGGGCACAGCTATGTCTCCCCCGTTAACAGGGCAGTTAAACCACTTGGAAATTCAAGGTCAGAGTTCTGGATTTTTCAGAAACTCTCAATTACTATGGGGATTCAGGAAATGAATGGATCAGAGAAGGAATGGCTTGAGCTAATAGCATCGGGCCTCCTGGATTATTATGGGATAGAGATTGATGAGCTCCTGAGAAAACCCTACAGAAACCCGGTACCTGAGGTCCCCTTCAGTAACATGGAGTTCCCCACTCCCACAGGGAGGTTCACGTTACCTGAAGAGATAACCCCTGAAGCACCTGAAACTTCAATGCGACTCCTGACGGTCATGCCACCAGAATTTATAGGGTCAGGGGAACCTAAATCAATGGAGGGCCTTTTAAGGATTTACATGAACCCTTCAACAATTTCAGAAATGGGATTTGAGGATGGTGAAGTGGCTGTAGTAGAATCAAAAACCGGGACAATCTGCGCGATCCTGAAGCCATGTGATGATGTTCGCAGAGACTGCGCTTTCACCTACAGAGGAGGATGGTTATCGAAGGGAAACTGTATAAACGCTGTTATTGAGGACATGGAGAGTTATCCAGGTCATGGAACACCTTATAATGAGACTGCAGTAGGATTAAGGAAAATCAGAGGTTCGGGGGGATCTGATCATTCTGCACACTAAAGATGAAAGTTTAAAAAAAATCATGTATCTACTGGGGGCTGCTTCTGTTGAGGAAATGGCTCATCAGACTCACAACTATGAAGCCCGCCACTATGAGTGAAACAATCTGCAGTGCTGGGTTCAATCATATCACCTCATTCATCAACGGCCTCTATTATACATACTCCACCTTCACATTCATGTTCGAGTTCAATGAGGTAGTCTTTTAGTTTTTCAACATCAATGGTTGTAAGACCCTTTATAAGGTCACTGTCAATTTTTATCTGAATAACCCCTGAGTTATTTGTGACAACCTTCCCAGGTATGTACACACGGCCAAGGGATAATCTGACGGTATCCCCTGGTTTAACTTCTTCTTTGATGTACCTGCAGAGTTCCTCACAAGTTGCACATCTGTTTTCTTTCTTCAAAGAAATCACCTTCTACTTTGATTATTAATTGGTCCTTCATGTTTATAAAAACTTCAGATCATGGGGGTAGCCAATGCCATGCCAGCGTCTCCAACCAAGTTGAAGATTCATAGGTTAGGGATACAGTTCCTCCCACGTTCACCGGCCCATGAATAGTCTAATCTTGGGGTCCAGGATGCACATCATCTTAGAGTTCATCGACCAAACGAGGCAGGGGCTAGTTAATGTTCATGGATGGATGCACATCATCTCAGAGTTCATCAGCCCATAGGAACCCTTCAAGGTCCATAAGGCTTTCAACGGCCTTCATTTCTATTTCTATACCTGCCTCGCTCACCGCTGCAAGGGGGTTAAGTCCGCCGGGGTTGACGATCCCTGCCCTGTATTTCTCTACGCGTGCATTGTAGAGTATCTCACCTGGCTTACCGGTGCCAAGTATCTGGAAACCCGTCTCCTGGAGGTTCTCCATGACTTCAAGGGCATGTCCCCTTGCAAGGTAGGGGACCTCGCGGAGACTTGCAAGTACCCTGCCCTGTCCCTGAACCGCATCAAGGACAGCCGTCATGTTCTTTGACACGTAAATCTCATGGGGGTCAAGGGAGGATCCACTGTAGGCTGTTAGTTCAACAAATCGCATTTCCCTGGATCCTGTTTCAAGGAGCCCTCCATAGCGGGGGGTGGACATGACACCATTTTTTATCAGTATACCGTCCACCGTGAGGCTGCAGACCGTTGCAATACCGGCCATCTTCCCGGCATCCATTACCCTTATCATGGGGAGTGTTGAGAACTCCGGCCTCTCTGCAAGGACATGTCCGATGATCTCAAGGGCATCATCAAGGTCATCCTTCCTGAGGAAGGAGATGTTTGCTATAACCTTACCTGAACCATCCGCGGGGTTGAAGTCAACATCATTTATGAGGTTCCATGCCTTTGAGAGGAGGAAACGGACCCTGATACCTCCGGTTGAAGATGAACTTACAAGCCTCTTTTCTGGCTTTACAAGGGGACTCAGATCCCTGAAGTCTATGAGGTTCTCTGCAAGTTTAATTTCAGCATCATAACCCGCCTCCTGGATGGCGCAGAGTGGTGTTATACCCCCTATTATCGCCACGCCTACCATACCATCATCAACAGGCACACCCAAGACGTCCTCACCGCCACGGCCAACACCAAGCAACCCTGATATACCCGCCCTTTCAAGTTTCCTGAATATCCTGATGGCATCATCCCGGGCACTCTCTGGTATCAGGCGGAAGTCGGCGGGCACGGACCCTGAACCTTCCCTGATGACATCGAGGATTGAGGTCATGT
The sequence above is drawn from the Methanothermobacter wolfeii genome and encodes:
- a CDS encoding DUF2097 domain-containing protein, translating into MISLKKENRCATCEELCRYIKEEVKPGDTVRLSLGRVYIPGKVVTNNSGVIQIKIDSDLIKGLTTIDVEKLKDYLIELEHECEGGVCIIEAVDE
- a CDS encoding molybdopterin-dependent oxidoreductase, with protein sequence MSWDTALDILSEKLLECVDEYGSESIVYYQGFGVRTALRLINRRFFNLLGGVTTLRGTLCGGTGQAGQELDFGVRISHDPHDHLNSRCIFLWGRNPSVTDGNLWRIIRRAVRQGSTLVTVDPIRTLTAKRSDIHCQIRPGTDQYLALALSKIIIEEGLHDTEFIKRHVDNFEAYLELIEGFSLQRLSSITDVPESMMMELAGLCSDGPASMITGWGLQRYRDSHMALRFIDALAAVSGNIGIPGGGVSSGFDEYGAFDMGVTLEKETRKISMPLLGRELDTLESPPVRLVFITAGNPVTIGPNSMRTLEALRRVPFVVMVDHFLNDTSYASDLFLPATTFLEETDLAGSYGHSYVSPVNRAVKPLGNSRSEFWIFQKLSITMGIQEMNGSEKEWLELIASGLLDYYGIEIDELLRKPYRNPVPEVPFSNMEFPTPTGRFTLPEEITPEAPETSMRLLTVMPPEFIGSGEPKSMEGLLRIYMNPSTISEMGFEDGEVAVVESKTGTICAILKPCDDVRRDCAFTYRGGWLSKGNCINAVIEDMESYPGHGTPYNETAVGLRKIRGSGGSDHSAH
- a CDS encoding NifB/NifX family molybdenum-iron cluster-binding protein; this encodes MRIAVSSDDGVHVNRHFGDSGVFLIFETEGSEIKFLEIRRKKQG
- a CDS encoding nitrogenase component 1; this encodes MDLKHEKHAVINPGNMCPPFGAVMAFLGIKGSMPLVHGSQGCSTYMRFQLTRHFREPVNIASSSLNESTVVYGGEENLLKALNTVEDQYGPDVIGVLSGCLTETIGDDLELIVKKYRERVSSEIVTVQTPGFKGTHIEGYDTAVYSILRDLTEVGEPGGSINVIPGILSPADTFEIRRIFEEMGAMPLMITDNSESLDEPFTGETFFITENGTDINEIRNAAGSMATISFSENDAGKFLERRYGVNDTVTGLPVGLERTDRLLDRISEISGLEAPPTLMRERGRLIDAMIDSHQYTYGRRVAIFADPAYALSMASAVLEMGMVPSADWNEKLPSLDLRMVLEMGMVPSAVFTGASSPDLHRIMALLQERYGFKATVKDKADIFDLELHLRKRPADLLIGNSYCSRVAHKFGIPLFRMGFPVYDRVGAQRIVLAGYRGA
- a CDS encoding DUF128 domain-containing protein; the encoded protein is MAEETNQKMMEILRILAEHDDVLGAKIIASELKKKGYNLGERAVRYHMRILDEKGLTERVGYAGRRITEKGLQEINKGLVYDQVNFIFSKFESMIYRTSFNPDTLEGKVVVNTSLISPDSIETLKSIMRNGFCLSPYVRIEENDDKYIIKTICGTTVDGILLKNGIPVIPQFGGIVQFDDHQATAFTDLIAYRKTSMTPLEAFTSKNMTSILDVIREGSGSVPADFRLIPESARDDAIRIFRKLERAGISGLLGVGRGGEDVLGVPVDDGMVGVAIIGGITPLCAIQEAGYDAEIKLAENLIDFRDLSPLVKPEKRLVSSSSTGGIRVRFLLSKAWNLINDVDFNPADGSGKVIANISFLRKDDLDDALEIIGHVLAERPEFSTLPMIRVMDAGKMAGIATVCSLTVDGILIKNGVMSTPRYGGLLETGSREMRFVELTAYSGSSLDPHEIYVSKNMTAVLDAVQGQGRVLASLREVPYLARGHALEVMENLQETGFQILGTGKPGEILYNARVEKYRAGIVNPGGLNPLAAVSEAGIEIEMKAVESLMDLEGFLWADEL